The DNA window TGCTTGTAGTGACAGATAGATCAAAAAGAGGGATTTTAACAGCGAAAAGAATTGATGATCTTTCAGGCGAACTTGATATCAGTTTCAAAAAAATGTATTTAATATTAAATCGAGCTATCCCTGGAAAAGAAGAAGAAACAATTAAAAAAATTGATGAAATTGGATTGAATCTTATTGGGACAGTATATGAAGACGAAACTGTTGCTGAATATGATATTGAAGGAAAACCACTCATGGATCTTCCAGATGATTCTGCACCTGTAATTGCAGTTTCTGAAATTGTTTCGAAGATTTTAAATTTAATCGTATAACAAAAAATTGAAGGATGTGGGTTTATGGATAAAATGACACAACTTCTTAAACTACTTGAGAAAACAGATTCTATAGAAATAAATGAATTTAGAATGGACTTTGAAGAGTTAGAACTTCAAATAATGCCGGCTATCCAGCAGGCTGTTCAAAGGGTCGAAAGACAGGTTGAACAGGCAGGAATAAAAGAAGGAATAATATCGGAGGTTGAAGAGTTTTCACCTCCAATCCATGAATATCCTGGATCGGTAGCAGAAGTTCAGCTTGGTGCGGGTTCAAGAAAGCCAGTATTTTTAGGGGGACAAAACGCACTGTACCGTTTTGAAGAACCTCAGCCAAATCCTCCTGTTGTTACATTCGATGTTTTTGATATTCCGATGCCAGGGCTTCCAAAACCAATAAGGGAACATTTTGAAGATGTTATGGAACATCCGGGTGAATGGGCTAAAAAGGCCGTTAAGGACTTTGGAGCCAATATGGTAACTATACACTTGATTGGAACCGGACCAAAAGTTATGGATAAAACTCCTCAACAGGCCGCAGCTGATATTGAGGAAGTTTTACAGGCTGTAGACGTGCCTTTAGTTATAGGCGCGTCAGGTGACCCTCAAAAAGATCCAATTGTTCTTGAAGCAGCAGCTGCAGCAGCTGAAGATGAAAGATGCCTTCTTGCATCTGCAAACATGGATTTGGACTACAAAAAAGTTGCAAAAGCAGCTGTAGATTACAATCATGCGGTTCTCTCATGGGCTATAACAGATATCAACATGCAGAAAACCTTAAACAAATACCTTATGAAAGAAGGTTTAACTCAAAATGACATTGTAATGGACCCTACAACATGTGCACTTGGTTATGGTATTGAATTTTCAATAGATGTTATAACCAGAACAAGACTCGCTGCACTTAAGGGAGATACTGATTTACAAATGCCAATGTCTTCAGGAACAACCAATGCATGGGGTTCTCGTGAGGCATGGATGAAAAAAGAAGAATGGGGACCAACTGAGTACAGGGGAC is part of the Methanobacterium bryantii genome and encodes:
- the cdhD gene encoding CO dehydrogenase/acetyl-CoA synthase subunit delta → MDKMTQLLKLLEKTDSIEINEFRMDFEELELQIMPAIQQAVQRVERQVEQAGIKEGIISEVEEFSPPIHEYPGSVAEVQLGAGSRKPVFLGGQNALYRFEEPQPNPPVVTFDVFDIPMPGLPKPIREHFEDVMEHPGEWAKKAVKDFGANMVTIHLIGTGPKVMDKTPQQAAADIEEVLQAVDVPLVIGASGDPQKDPIVLEAAAAAAEDERCLLASANMDLDYKKVAKAAVDYNHAVLSWAITDINMQKTLNKYLMKEGLTQNDIVMDPTTCALGYGIEFSIDVITRTRLAALKGDTDLQMPMSSGTTNAWGSREAWMKKEEWGPTEYRGPIWEIVTGLTMMLCGVDIFMMLHPQSVKMLREIGETFTKEYMTTEVPDISNWITQLG